One region of Astyanax mexicanus isolate ESR-SI-001 chromosome 15, AstMex3_surface, whole genome shotgun sequence genomic DNA includes:
- the pkmyt1 gene encoding membrane-associated tyrosine- and threonine-specific cdc2-inhibitory kinase: MFVQRVDMVSTPLPLPVHFSHAQQSFSLKKRRLAFSSSVSSDSHSPQRQLSHSLPPRPPSKGCPSVSRVFPQRRTPWTPLSCELIENPPPLSLYDPGRPQSFFSQCFINLGLIGRGSFGEVYKVKSLLDGRQYAVKRSVQRFRGEVERSRSIKEARNHERLHPHPHILGFIAAWEEGGHLYIQTELCCTSLLLHTENQPSNPGEACAWYYLCDLLLALDHLHSQGFAHMDLKPANVFLTRSGRLKLGDFGLLLELPRESEAGATEGGKGTDRKKREKDDEQEGDPRYMAPELLRGEYGAAADVFSLGVSILELSCNIEVPKGGEGWQQLRKGCLPSEFTNALSPELQDVLRLMLAPEPRERATVQQLLALPSVRKHRWRRQLSLQVYESWLSILTLSQFILSAGWSFLSSLNLPFIPRCSPPAPCTPPRESWEKEGDVSVLQLSAMLSDLDTPTDEPVFLPDAHALQHSPTTTHRLQVRLSFGSTSTPLPASSTLARDCLTHTPTRSLTHTPSSIRTSSSRHTLTGSPTLSPIRLGSQGRSSRFSDLQPLLSDSPASSRSLRSWAENEQKSGFEPKNLLNLFEDTTL, encoded by the exons ATGTTTGTCCAGAGAGTCGACATGGTCAGCACCCCACTGCCCCTGCCCGTGCACTTTTCCCATGCCCAGCAATCATTCTCTCTGAAAAAGCGCCGCCTTGCCTTCTCCTCGTCTGTGTCGTCAGACTCCCACTCCCCTCAGCGTCAGCTCTCGCACTCCCTGCCACCGCGACCCCCCTCCAAAGGCTGTCCCTCTGTGAGCCGCGTATTTCCCCAGCGTCGGACCCCCTGGACCCCGCTCTCCTGTGAGCTGATTGAAAACCCACCACCACTCTCTCTGTATGACCCTGGCCGGCCGCAGTCCTTCTTCAGCCAGTGCTTCATAAACCTGGGCCTCATCGGCAGAGGCTCTTTTGGGGAGGTGTATAAG GTAAAGAGTCTGTTAGATGGGCGGCAGTATGCAGTGAAACGCTCGGTGCAGCGCTTCCGTGGGGAGGTTGAACGCTCCCGGAGCATCAAAGAGGCTCGGAACCATGAGCGTCTCCATCCGCACCCGCATATCCTGGGCTTCATCGCCGCCTGGGAGGAGGGAGGGCATCTCTACATTCAGACTGAACTGTGCTGCACCAGCCTGCTTCTCCACACTGAGAACCAGCCTTCAAATCCAG GTGAGGCATGTGCCTGGTATTACCTATGTGATCTGCTCTTGGCTCTTGATCACCTACACTCTCAGGGCTTTGCTCACATGGACCTCAAACCAGCCAATGTGTTCCTCACGCGTTCTGGGCGGCTCAAACTCGGTGATTTTGGCCTCTTGCTGGAGCTGCCCAGAGAGAGCGAGGCTGGAGCGACAGAGGGAGGAAAAGGCACAGACAGGAAGAAGAGGGAGAAAGACGATGAGCAGGAAGGAGACCCGCGGTACATGGCTCCTGAACTGCTGAGGGGAGAGTATGGAGCTGCTGCAGATGTTTTCAG TCTGGGTGTGTCCATCCTGGAGCTGTCCTGTAATATTGAAGTGCCTAAAGGAGGAGAGGGCTGGCAGCAGCTCAGGAAGGGTTGTCTGCCATCAGAATTCACTAACG CCCTGTCTCCAGAGCTGCAGGATGTTCTGAGGCTGATGCTGGCCCCAGAGCCCAGAGAAAGAGCTACAGTACAGCAGCTGCTGGCTCTTCCGTCAGTCCGGAAACACAGGTGGAGACGTCAGCTTTCACTACAGGTTTATGAGAGCTGGCTGTCCATACTCACTCTCTCACAG TTCATTCTGTCTGCAGGCTGGAGTTTCTTGTCCTCCCTGAATTTGCCCTTCATTCCTCGCTGTTCTCCCCCTGCTCCCTGCACACCCCCTAGAGAGAGCTGGGAGAAGGAGGGTGACGTTAGTGTTCTGCAACTCAGCGCAATGCTCTCAGACCTGGACACGCCTACAGACGAGCCTGTGTTTCTGCCAGATGCACACGCATTACAACACTCTCCTACAACCACACACAG ACTCCAGGTCAGGTTGTCTTTTGGAAGCACCTCCACTCCACTGCCAGCCTCCAGCACACTCGCTCGggactgtctcacacacactccgACCCGTAgcctcacacacactccctccaGTATCcgcaccagcagctccagacacacactcacaggctCGCCCACCCTTAGCCCTATCCGGTTAGGATCACAGGGCAGATCGAGCCGGTTTTCAGACCTCCAGCCACTCCTCTCAGACTCTCCAGCCTCCAGCCGCTCGCTCCGCAGCTGGGCTGAAAATGAGCAGAAAAGTGGTTTTGAGCCCAAAAACCTGCTGAACCTCTTTGAAGACACCACTTTATAA
- the LOC103031867 gene encoding zinc finger protein 112 — protein sequence MSKVERLNARVAKLLTVAVQEVLEAVRETVSEYQEKTARTQRENERLRKKLHELQAKSTRNDGGDHPVSPSHDFLKRSETDSSSISVQKNGEVKKTLDCLNVEQTDLSEPDTSPTYPEPSRQSPLVFSYDLEPKVQPSTSGLDVKAETERQVLVPELCKSSDFISHNATSPKKTENRARQYSTNTSVNKVSTDNQLHLSVHEIKTEAETDDYVGYAPQELFYEAIAFRTNVEQAEQPSGSGLQFDLNGPFDRLTAEDMNDINATLDVRNQRHNELLNGFPFRNVHEKRFCCPFCGRSFSHAGDFKKHKRVHTGEKPYLCTICGKRFSQSGYLKIHQRYHTGERPYGCGLCGKRFSHSSNYRKHQQTHIGQNI from the exons ATGTCGAAAGTGGAACGCCTGAATGCCCGGGTTGCCAAATTGCTCACAGTCGCCGTACAAGAAGTGTTGGAAGCCGTGAGGGAGACGGTCTCGGAATACCAGGAAAAAACTGccagaacacagagagagaacgagagactcAGGAAAAAGTTACATGAACTCCAGGCCAAATCAACCAGAAATGATG GAGGGGACCATCCTGTTAGTCCAAGCCATGATTTTCTGAAAAGGTCTGAAACTGACTCGTCATCGATCAGCGTTCAGAAGAATGGAGAGGTGAAGAAGACACTTGACTGTCTAAATGTTGAGCAGACAGATCTCAGCGAACCAGACACGAGTCCTACCTATCCTGAACCTTCCCGTCAAAGCCCACTAGTGTTTTCCTACGATTTGGAGCCAAAGGTACAACCATCTACATCTGGGCTTGATGTCAAAGCAGAAACAGAGCGTCAAGTCTTGGTTCCTGAGCTCTGTAAATCATCAGACTTCATTTCCCATAATGCCACATCACCTAAAAAGACAGAAAATCGTGCAAGGCAGTACAGTACAAACACAAGCGTTAATAAAGTCTCTACTGACAACCAGCTTCATTTGTCAGTTCATGAGATCAAAACGGAAGCAGAAACGGACGACTACGTGGGGTACGCACCTCAAGAATTGTTTTACGAGGCTATAGCATTTCGCACAAATGTAGAACAGGCCGAACAACCCAGCGGCTCTGGACTCCAGTTTGACCTTAATGGACCTTTTGACAGGCTGACGGCTGAGGACATGAACGATATTAACGCCACTCTAGATGTAAGGAACCAGAGACACAATGAACTTCTAAATGGCTTCCCATTCAGAAACGTCCACGAAAAGCGCTTCTGCTGCCCCTTCTGCGGACGGAGCTTCAGCCACGCCGGAGACTTCAAGAAGCACAAGAGGGTTCACACGGGAGAAAAGCCGTATCTGTGCACTATATGTGGCAAACGCTTCAGTCAGTCCGGCTACCTGAAGATCCATCAGAGGTACCACACAGGGGAACGGCCGTACGGCTGCGGCCTCTGTGGAAAACGCTTTAGCCACTCCAGTAACTACAGAAAGCACCAACAGACTCATATTGGTCAGAACATTTAG